AGAATTAGCTAGAGTTTAGGATTTTTTAACAGGATCATCTCAAGAAACGCAACTGAGCTTGCTTTTCTGGAGCTCATCTGTTCTCAGATCGCGCGCCCCGAGTGAATTCCGCTTTTATTTTTTCAAGGATCTTTACAGATTATTCATTAGAGGTTATTCATCTACAGGAATGGTCTCAAGCTGACTTGAAAGATTCCATATCAAAGTTCTTGTGTGCAGGGGAAGGTTAGGATCATTGCTTATATCTTCAAGAATGGAGATGCTTGATGCAGCTCTAAGAAAGAGAGGTTCAGACTCGTTGTTCAGTATGTCCATAATTTCATTCACGGAACGTCTGATATTTCTTGGAACTGAAGAGTCGCTGTTTATACTTTCCAGGACCTGAAGACATTGTTTGATAACTTCTGCTGAATCATTTGATGA
The Methanosarcina thermophila TM-1 genome window above contains:
- a CDS encoding UPF0147 family protein; the encoded protein is MIRVSSNDSAEVIKQCLQVLESINSDSSVPRNIRRSVNEIMDILNNESEPLFLRAASSISILEDISNDPNLPLHTRTLIWNLSSQLETIPVDE